Proteins encoded together in one Microcaecilia unicolor chromosome 3, aMicUni1.1, whole genome shotgun sequence window:
- the ZNF628 gene encoding zinc finger protein 628, with amino-acid sequence MVGAYQMQMAEIQAPKVQSPLQQPQPAYTSDHQYECQECGKVFKWSSRLIHHQRTHTGERPYKCSECPKAFKGSSALLYHQRSHTGERPYKCTDCGKAFKRSSLLQIHQSVHTGVRSFKCHICSMTFKWSSHYQYHVRQHTGERPYKCNMCEKAFKNSSSLRRHRNIHTGERPYVCTVCGKAFTQSTNLRQHQRIHTGERPYKCGECGKSFTHSSNLLLHQRTHSCASVHKCDLCGQAFATHAHLQKHMQSHTIEQAYVQAEADLACTPAEVFLTTTDAMETVEMLFKCGECELTFKNENLLLSHQESHVEEQQLYICSVCDKSFKNAVALSRHHHCHGNEQPFKCSICEKTFVQLSNLLVHQRTHTEEQQLIQTEAEVTCPQSTEVLLPSSATPAAASTTEAADRPYKCTECGKAFKGSSGLRYHMRDHTGERPYKCLECGKAFKRSSLLSIHQRVHTGVRAFKCAECGLTFKWSSHYQYHLRLHTGERPYCCNECGKSFKNTSCLRRHRQLHTGERPFACTICGKTFTQTSNLRQHERTHTGERPYKCEACGKTFTHSSNLQLHQRTHSSERPFKCNICGKGFVMSSYLQRHLRTHTADAGTSAVTTTENPAQGPAQGLQNVQIVPSTQGIQIIPNIQATLNLEVSTPPPPPNSQTFLLVQTAQGLQLIPSIQQSTQKLILVPTQQKVSVSPNPSSLVLIPKNTPQSIQQVKQVRRRSRSKTQTPSNSTTKVSVTSNIIILPNTGQAMSNLQCIRNLQIQTLQGSTKTPGSQAGQNMIVLQSMPEPKSPNVQMKTMSGSQEVASMQIQTRPQETANLQIQTIPISQDHSSGQIQTISTSQEMSNVQLNQEVSSVIKQEVLRQDMSSVQLHPEMSSVQIQTIPGSQELSSIHLQALPSSQGLQESQNLIVVQNSPGEELLGPADGIENLHTMEEMQDMHFETLQMEEGLQNVIVLQNADGEQTRLCVQEVESIQTVQEMPSVQIQTVQNNQDQAASSGQKLLIIRSAQGEQALQVLENVQGLQSGHNLQVVENRQNLQVLQGTQNLNAVQILQNPAQGRSFPSTRSLPPFQGLQSLQPSSSTQTLQLVQSPVQGLQHQQGLPSIQIVQTVPSVQLVHTF; translated from the coding sequence ATGGTTGGAGCCTACCAGATGCAAATGGCTGAGATCCAGGCGCCTAAAGTGCAGTCACCATTACAGCAACCGCAGCCAGCCTACACCAGCGACCACCAGTACGAGTGTCAGGAGTGCGGGAAGGTATTCAAATGGTCTTCCAGGCTGATCCACCATCAGAGGACTCACACAGGCGAGCGTCCTTACAAGTGTTCCGAGTGTCCCAAAGCTTTTAAAGGCTCCTCAGCCTTGCTCTACCACCAGAGAAGTCACACGGGGGAACGGCCGTACAAATGCACAGACTGTGGCAAGGCGTTCAAGCGCTCTTCCTTGCTGCAGATTCACCAGAGCGTGCACACAGGCGTGCGCTCCTTCAAGTGTCACATTTGTAGCATGACGTTCAAGTGGTCCTCGCATTACCAGTACCACGTTCGCCAGCACACCGGGGAGCGTCCTTACAAGTGCAACATGTGCGAGAAGGCTTTCAAGAACTCATCTAGCTTGAGACGTCATCGGAACATCCATACGGGTGAGCGTCCCTACGTCTGTACGGTGTGTGGAAAAGCGTTCACTCAGTCCACCAACCTACGGCAACACCAGCGGATCCATACGGGTGAACGACCGTACAAATGCGGCGAATGTGGCAAGTCCTTCACACACTCGTCCAACTTGCTGCTCCATCAGCGTACGCACTCCTGTGCCAGTGTGCATAAATGTGACCTCTGCGGCCAGGCCTTTGCAACCCACGCCCATCTCCAGAAGCACATGCAGTCGCATACCATCGAGCAAGCGTACGTGCAGGCTGAGGCGGATCTGGCCTGCACGCCGGCTGAGGTCTTCCTGACCACCACAGATGCCATGGAGACAGTGGAGATGCTTTTCAAGTGCGGTGAGTGCGAGCTGACCTTCAAGAATGAGAACCTGCTCCTCAGCCACCAAGAGAGCCACGTGGAAGAGCAACAGCTTTACATCTGCTCTGTTTGTGATAAGTCCTTCAAGAACGCAGTGGCGCTGTCTCGCCACCATCACTGCCATGGGAACGAGCAGCCCTTCAAGTGCTCCATTTGCGAGAAGACCTTTGTGCAGCTTTCCAACCTACTGGTGCATCAGAGGACTcatactgaggagcagcagctCATCCAGACTGAGGCCGAGGTCACTTGCCCGCAGTCCACGGAGGTGCTGCTCCCTTCCTCTGCCACACCTGCTGCCGCATCCACTACCGAGGCAGCGGATCGCCCATACAAGTGCACAGAGTGTGGCAAGGCCTTCAAAGGTTCGTCGGGGCTCCGTTACCATATGAGGGACCACACCGGGGAGCGGCCTTACAAATGCTTGGAATGTGGCAAGGCTTTCAAGCGCTCCTCACTGCTGTCCATCCACCAGCGGGTCCACACGGGCGTCCGGGCCTTCAAATGCGCGGAGTGTGGTCTGACATTCAAATGGTCCTCGCATTACCAGTACCACCTCCGGCTGCATACAGGGGAGCGACCCTACTGCTGTAATGAGTGCGGCAAGTCCTTCAAAAACACATCCTGCTTGCGAAGACACCGTCAACTGCACACGGGCGAGCGCCCTTTTGCTTGTACCATCTGCGGCAAGACGTTCACGCAGACCTCCAACTTGAGGCAGCACGAACGCACCCATACTGGTGAACGGCCATATAAGTGCGAGGCCTGCGGGAAGACCTTCACCCACTCCTCCAACCTGCAGCTTCACCAGCGCACCCACTCCAGCGAGCGCCCCTTTAAGTGTAACATCTGTGGCAAGGGTTTTGTGATGTCCTCCTATCTCCAGCGCCACCTTCGCACCCACACTGCAGATGCAGGCACCTCTGCCGTGACCACCACCGAGAACCCTGCACAGGGACCTGCTCAGGGGCTCCAGAATGTACAAATAGTGCCCAGCACGCAAGGGATCCAGATAATCCCAAATATACAGGCCACTCTGAACCTGGAAGTCAGTACCCCTCCACCTCCTCCCAACTCTCAGACCTTTCTCCTGGTACAGACTGCACAGGGATTACAGCTTATCCCAAGTATCCAGCAAAGCACACAGAAGCTGATCCTGGTACCCACTCAACAAAAAGTATCCGTCTCCCCAAACCCTTCAAGTCTTGTCCTGATACCAAAAAACACCCCTCAGAGCATCCAGCAGGTCAAACAAGTGAGGAGACGGAGTAGATCCAAAACACAAACCCCATCGAATTCCACCACAAAAGTTTCAGTCACATCGAATATTATTATCTTACCAAATACGGGACAGGCAATGTCCAACTTGCAATGCATCCGAAATCTACAGATCCAAACCTTGCAAGGCTCGACCAAGACTCCAGGTTCCCAAGCAGGCCAAAATATGATTGTCTTGCAAAGCATGCCCGAGCCAAAGTCACCCAACGTGCAAATGAAAACGATGTCTGGCTCCCAGGAAGTGGCCAGCATGCAGATTCAAACCAGACCCCAAGAGACGGCCAACTTGCAGATCCAAACAATACCCATCTCACAGGATCACTCCAGTGGGCAAATTCAAACAATATCCACTTCTCAAGAAATGTCCAATGTTCAGCTCAATCAAGAGGTGTCCAGTGTGATCAAACAGGAAGTGCTTCGCCAAGACATGTCCAGCGTTCAACTCCATCCAGAGATGTCTAGTGTTCAGATCCAAACCATTCCCGGCTCTCAAGAGCTCTCCAGTATTCACCTCCAAGCCCTTCCAAGCTCCCAGGGCCTgcaggaaagccagaatctgaTTGTGGTTCAGAATTCCCCCGGGGAGGAGCTTCTGGGTCCTGCAGATGGTATAGAAAATCTGCATACTATGGAGGAGATGCAAGATATGCACTTCGAAACCTTGCAGATGGAAGAAGGGCTTCAGAACGTCATCGTTCTGCAGAACGCTGACGGGGAGCAGACTCGCCTGTGTGTGCAAGAGGTGGAGAGCATTCAGACCGTGCAGGAGATGCCCAGTGTCCAGATCCAAACAGTGCAGAACAATCAGGACCAGGCCGCCAGCAGTGGGCAGAAACTGTTAATTATCCGCAGCGCTCAAGGGGAGCAGGCCCTGCAAGTGCTGGAGAATGTTCAGGGACTACAGAGCGGGCACAACCTGCAGGTGGTGGAGAACAGACAGAACTTGCAAGTGCTGCAGGGCACCCAGAACCTCAACGCTGTCCAGATCTTGCAGAATCCAGCGCAAGGGCGATCTTTTCCAAGCACCCGGAGTTTGCCACCCTTCCAGGGTCTTCAAAGCCTGCAGCCTTCCAGCAGCACCCAAACCCTGCAGCTAGTCCAGAGCCCTGTACAGGGTTTGCAGCACCAGCAGGGCCTGCCTTCCATTCAGATTGTTCAAACTGTGCCCAGCGTTCAGTTGGTTCACACTTTCTGA